A window from uncultured Desulfobacter sp. encodes these proteins:
- a CDS encoding helix-turn-helix domain-containing protein encodes MGHSIQIKKAVLQKVLSGNKTHDEISKEFGIGRSTIGKWLREYRKGGNINLKSKERRPRDWTPEERVSALMASGSMSSEESASWCRKNGIFLHHLKQWRQDAVSGMATDLKKQTSVIETQLRRENSALKKDLSRKEKALAETAALLVLKKKAQVIWGEPEED; translated from the coding sequence ATGGGACATTCTATTCAAATTAAAAAAGCTGTATTACAAAAGGTACTCTCGGGGAACAAAACCCATGATGAGATATCAAAAGAATTTGGGATTGGGCGGTCAACTATTGGCAAATGGTTAAGAGAATACAGAAAAGGCGGTAACATCAACTTGAAATCAAAAGAAAGACGCCCCAGAGACTGGACGCCGGAAGAGCGCGTCTCAGCCTTGATGGCGTCGGGGTCTATGTCCTCCGAGGAGAGCGCCTCCTGGTGTCGTAAAAACGGGATTTTCCTCCATCATCTGAAACAGTGGAGGCAAGATGCTGTTTCCGGAATGGCAACTGATTTGAAGAAACAAACCTCCGTAATCGAGACTCAGTTACGACGGGAAAATTCGGCATTAAAAAAAGACCTTTCCCGCAAAGAAAAAGCCCTTGCGGAAACAGCAGCCTTATTGGTTCTTAAAAAAAAAGCCCAGGTAATCTGGGGGGAGCCAGAGGAAGATTGA
- a CDS encoding IS3 family transposase has product MILPADKQRVLQLISEAQKTGARKHKASALLGLTLRTLQRWSKTGTADRRQGFRATPANKLSGEEQQQILNTLDFPEFADLNPNQIVPKLADQGIYLGSESTIYRILRQHNMNAHRQDSQPAKRTSPEPLSATGPNQLWSWDITYLPTRVTGQFYYLYMIMDLYSRKIVAYQVYDCESGEFASDLIMDACLREKINKKQVTLHSDNGAPMKSVTMLAKLQDLGVIPSFSRPSVSNDNPFSESLFKTLKYRPEYPAKPFDTMQEAREWVHTFEDWYNNAHLHSGIGFVTPADRHNGNDVAVLANRHQIYQNARSKHPERWPGRTRNWEPGTKVTLKKFKRQKVEKTAGKQAV; this is encoded by the coding sequence TTGATATTACCTGCAGACAAACAAAGGGTATTACAACTGATTTCAGAGGCCCAAAAAACAGGTGCCAGGAAGCATAAAGCCTCAGCATTGCTGGGGCTTACCCTCCGAACACTTCAACGCTGGAGCAAAACCGGGACTGCCGATAGGCGTCAAGGATTTCGTGCCACACCCGCTAATAAATTGTCCGGTGAGGAACAGCAACAAATCCTTAACACCCTTGATTTTCCTGAATTTGCGGATTTGAATCCGAATCAAATTGTGCCCAAACTTGCAGATCAAGGGATCTATCTCGGTTCTGAATCTACAATATATAGAATATTAAGGCAGCATAACATGAATGCTCACCGACAGGACAGCCAACCTGCCAAAAGGACCAGTCCGGAACCTTTGTCGGCAACTGGTCCGAATCAATTGTGGTCCTGGGACATCACATACCTGCCAACAAGAGTAACAGGCCAATTTTATTACCTTTACATGATAATGGATTTGTACAGCCGTAAAATTGTCGCCTATCAGGTGTATGACTGTGAGTCTGGAGAATTTGCTTCTGATCTGATAATGGATGCCTGCCTGCGGGAGAAAATTAATAAAAAACAGGTCACCTTGCATTCAGACAATGGTGCTCCTATGAAATCCGTAACGATGCTGGCCAAACTTCAGGATTTGGGCGTGATACCATCCTTTAGCCGACCATCTGTCAGTAACGATAATCCTTTTTCTGAATCATTATTCAAAACCCTGAAATATCGGCCTGAATATCCGGCCAAGCCATTTGATACGATGCAGGAAGCCAGGGAATGGGTTCATACCTTCGAAGATTGGTACAATAACGCCCATCTGCACAGCGGTATTGGATTTGTCACCCCCGCTGACCGACACAATGGCAATGATGTAGCCGTTCTTGCCAACAGACATCAAATTTATCAGAACGCCAGATCGAAACATCCTGAAAGATGGCCTGGAAGGACAAGGAATTGGGAACCTGGAACAAAGGTTACTTTGAAAAAATTTAAACGTCAAAAAGTTGAAAAAACGGCAGGTAAGCAAGCGGTATA
- a CDS encoding AAA family ATPase, giving the protein MTSYQPPKLEFANKLIGRDDLTNRMLKEFKNAGRGHGRALLVPGHSGIGKTSLVQWLKEPVESENGLFVQGKFDQYQQNTPYYAIQQALQQLWDKIQLSGKKEHSRLCASIRESLGDFGFLLTELIHELGNLIEKPTTVDDANINFIEARHRFTTVIREFLKIVCLPEHPVVIFVDDWQWADAASLELLKGLYIDEQPCYFLFIVSYRDEEVNKTHPLSPVISELIHSQLPPHVIEVHRLNENAARMIIKDALGDTIENLELLTKQVHKHTEGNPFYLKAFLEFLYDNKMLYFDSVEKRWHWELEKDLPKDIVALFIKKLSGFEPKRQKLISLAACIGNVFDLNTLCEIYTHSTNECHASLQPFIASGLVLPLSDHDQERTPTKHCSEQSFMFMHDRVQQAAYLLIEPEKLAETHLDIGRFLLSSLNESEIEENLFEIVGHINTAESLIHDPEEQRMMVDLNMDASLKARSATAYSAMLQFNQYAFTFAEKMAGDITHFWDIDYEKALLLHRHLAESEFLEGDRNRAAQVIQQSLGFTKTAIERAESLTILIVQHTLLAKYSDAIDSGRQALSEFGIILPADNFQYFRDIEIERVREKLKNKSISGLYDLPIMNDPEMLTIIKILITLGPPCYRTHQHLWSVIVPKVVNLTLDHGLVPQIGYSHTAFGGLLGWVDNDYTPLCQDRCRLN; this is encoded by the coding sequence TTGACTTCATATCAACCCCCAAAATTAGAATTCGCAAATAAACTTATTGGACGTGACGATTTAACTAACCGAATGTTAAAAGAGTTCAAAAATGCAGGTAGAGGACATGGTCGAGCTCTCCTTGTTCCGGGACATTCGGGAATTGGAAAGACTTCACTTGTGCAATGGTTAAAAGAACCGGTTGAGTCTGAAAACGGATTGTTCGTTCAAGGAAAGTTTGACCAGTATCAACAAAACACTCCCTATTATGCAATTCAGCAGGCATTGCAACAATTGTGGGATAAAATCCAATTATCCGGTAAAAAAGAGCATTCCCGATTGTGTGCAAGTATCCGCGAAAGCCTTGGTGATTTTGGATTTTTACTAACCGAACTCATTCATGAGCTTGGTAATTTGATTGAAAAACCGACAACTGTTGATGATGCGAATATTAATTTCATTGAAGCCAGGCACAGATTTACCACCGTCATTCGTGAATTTCTTAAAATAGTTTGTTTACCTGAACATCCGGTTGTCATTTTTGTAGATGATTGGCAGTGGGCTGACGCTGCATCACTGGAATTACTCAAAGGACTATATATTGATGAACAGCCTTGCTATTTTTTGTTTATTGTTTCATATCGTGATGAGGAAGTGAATAAAACACACCCTCTATCACCCGTGATATCTGAATTAATTCATTCTCAACTGCCGCCGCACGTTATTGAGGTCCACAGACTGAATGAAAACGCTGCAAGAATGATAATCAAGGATGCACTGGGCGATACGATAGAGAATCTTGAACTTCTTACGAAACAGGTCCATAAGCATACAGAGGGGAATCCGTTTTATTTAAAAGCATTTCTTGAGTTTCTTTATGATAACAAGATGCTTTATTTTGATTCGGTTGAAAAACGATGGCATTGGGAACTTGAAAAAGATTTGCCAAAAGATATTGTTGCTTTGTTCATAAAAAAGCTAAGCGGTTTTGAGCCTAAGAGACAAAAGTTGATCTCACTTGCGGCATGCATCGGAAATGTATTTGACCTCAACACTTTGTGCGAGATCTATACTCACTCTACAAACGAATGCCACGCTTCTTTGCAGCCTTTCATTGCAAGCGGACTGGTTTTACCTTTAAGTGACCACGATCAGGAGCGCACGCCCACAAAACATTGCTCAGAGCAATCTTTTATGTTTATGCATGATCGAGTTCAGCAAGCAGCTTATCTATTAATTGAGCCTGAGAAATTAGCCGAAACGCATTTAGATATAGGCCGTTTTCTGCTTAGCTCGCTAAATGAATCTGAGATAGAAGAAAATCTGTTTGAAATCGTAGGCCACATAAATACTGCTGAAAGTTTGATCCATGATCCTGAAGAACAAAGAATGATGGTGGACTTGAACATGGATGCATCTTTAAAAGCAAGATCCGCCACTGCGTACAGTGCAATGCTGCAGTTTAATCAATACGCTTTTACTTTTGCAGAAAAAATGGCGGGTGATATTACCCATTTCTGGGATATTGACTATGAAAAAGCCTTGTTGTTGCATCGGCATCTTGCTGAAAGTGAATTTTTGGAAGGTGATCGGAACAGAGCCGCCCAGGTCATACAACAATCGTTAGGTTTCACGAAGACTGCCATTGAAAGAGCAGAATCACTTACTATTTTAATCGTGCAGCATACATTATTGGCAAAATATTCAGATGCTATAGATTCAGGTCGGCAGGCGCTTTCTGAGTTTGGGATTATATTACCAGCAGATAATTTTCAGTACTTTCGAGATATTGAAATTGAGCGGGTCCGGGAAAAGTTGAAAAACAAATCCATTTCAGGGCTGTACGATCTGCCGATTATGAACGATCCTGAAATGCTTACAATTATCAAAATACTAATAACACTCGGCCCGCCCTGTTACAGAACGCATCAACACTTGTGGAGTGTGATTGTTCCAAAAGTTGTGAACCTCACCCTGGATCATGGTCTCGTTCCGCAAATCGGATACAGTCATACTGCATTTGGAGGTTTGCTGGGTTGGGTGGATAATGACTATACCCCCCTGTGTCAGGATAGATGTCGCCTCAATTGA